Sequence from the Nocardia brasiliensis genome:
GGTATCACCAACCGGGTCGCCTGCCAGCAAGGCAGCGTAGATCTGCGCCACCCGGCGGATGAAGATCATCGACCCGTAGCCGTCGATCACCAGGTGGTGCGCGGCCAGAAAGAGCAGGTGCCGGTCATCCGCGATCTTGATCAGGCCGACGCGGTGCAGCTGGTCCGCCGCCAGGTCCACCGGGGCGGCGAGGATGCCGCTGACCAGGTCACGCCCGCTGCGCTCCGGATCCTCCGATCCGCTCAGGTCGTAGTGCGCGGGACAGCAGACCACGTCGGTACGCCTGCGCTGCACGACTCGCCAATCCGCGACCTCGAAATTCACATGGAGAGCGCCCGCTTCAGTTTCGGTTGCCGCTAGCGCTGCAGACATCAGATCGGAATCAATGGGCCCCGTCACCCCCCAGACCACGGAAATCACGTTCTGTAACCGCGGTGCCAGGGACTGGGCGAGCCATAATCCTTCCTGCGGGCGCGTGATCGGAAGCTCGCCCGCAACGGGCCTTCCCACACCGACTTCCATCTCGTCCTCTTACTGTGTCGTCAGAGCTCGGTCATGACGAAATCTTCCTTTGCCGCGCCGCAGTCCGGGCACCGCCATTCGTCCGGAATATCTTCCCAGCGCGTTCCCGGCGCGATCCCTTCCGAGGGAACACCCAGGGTTTCGTAATATACCCAGCCGCACACTAAGCACATCCATGCTTTCGTAGCGGTCTGCTCGGACCGACCCATCGCGATCACTCCTCGATACGATGCGAATACGTGGTTGCCTGCGTTACCGGCGGCGCCGACGCCGCAGCACCGACGTGGCATAGAGTCCGGACACCGGATCGTAAAATCGGCATCTTTTCAATATCCGCCATAACGCCGATACCGTGGCCGGTTGTTCTCGGACCATGCCGGGATAGGCCTCTTTCAACGCCGCCTGCGCCTTGAGCAGGTTATGGGACGGAATTACCGGTGCCACATGGTGCGCGGTGTGGATAGAGATGTAGTGCGTCAGCAGCAGCAACCATCGCGAGTAGACGTAATCGGTGGTCACGAGTAGGCGGCTCGCGTTCCTGGTCCAATACTGGGCCGGTAGGAACGGAATATCCTCGGCGCTGTGATGCATCAGCGTCGTGATGCTGAACCACACATGCGTCAGGAACCACGGCGCGACGAAAAACAGCACCAAGCCGAGCCAGCCGCCTAAATATCCGACGACCCCGAGATAGAGCGATCCGCCGAGCAGGACGAAGACGATGGAACGCCGGACGTCGCGTCGCATCTCCGCCTTGGGAAAGTAGGACGGACGGAACGCCGAGGTAGACCAGTAGTTGATACTGCCCGCCCAGACCGCCCACGTCCGGACACTGAGGTAGCCGAGCCTGCGCCACCACGGCAACCGCCGATACACTGCCTCGGAAATCGGACACCAGTCTCGATCCTCCGTCAGACTGTTGGTGTGGGAATGATGCATATTGTGTGCGTGCCGCCACGAGTGAAACGGGTACAGCAGCGGTATGGAAACGATATGGCCCACCACGAAATTGAGCTTTCGGTTCCGGGAGAACGAGCCGTGTCCGCATTCGTGCGCGACCAGATGCAACCCCCACCCGCCGAGTCCGGACAGGATGATGAGGACAGGGGTCACATACCAATTCATGAGTACCGCGGCCAGTACCAGCGGTCCGAAATATAAGCCCGCGCTCATCACCAGACTCGCGATGCTTCGCGGCAACGAGGGCTCGAAATACGCTCGGGGAATCGCTGCCGCCAGCCGCTCGCCCTTGAGTTCCTCACTTTTCGCGACGAACTCGAGAAAGCGCGGGTCCGGCGCGGACGGTGTCACCTGGCTCATGACGGTCTGCCCTCCGCTCCGGTCATCGCGCCGACAGCTGCAGCCGGTC
This genomic interval carries:
- a CDS encoding rubredoxin, with translation MGRSEQTATKAWMCLVCGWVYYETLGVPSEGIAPGTRWEDIPDEWRCPDCGAAKEDFVMTEL
- a CDS encoding fatty acid desaturase is translated as MSQVTPSAPDPRFLEFVAKSEELKGERLAAAIPRAYFEPSLPRSIASLVMSAGLYFGPLVLAAVLMNWYVTPVLIILSGLGGWGLHLVAHECGHGSFSRNRKLNFVVGHIVSIPLLYPFHSWRHAHNMHHSHTNSLTEDRDWCPISEAVYRRLPWWRRLGYLSVRTWAVWAGSINYWSTSAFRPSYFPKAEMRRDVRRSIVFVLLGGSLYLGVVGYLGGWLGLVLFFVAPWFLTHVWFSITTLMHHSAEDIPFLPAQYWTRNASRLLVTTDYVYSRWLLLLTHYISIHTAHHVAPVIPSHNLLKAQAALKEAYPGMVREQPATVSALWRILKRCRFYDPVSGLYATSVLRRRRRR